The Tardibacter chloracetimidivorans DNA window CAAACTGCTTGGCCTCGTCGTCGCTGGCGAAGCGAAGGCGCCCGCCGGCGAAGACCACGGGCGTGCCATGGACCATATTGGCATCGCGCACCCGCTCGCGCCGCGCCTGCAAATAGGCCCGGCCATCGACGATCGCAGCGGTCGTGCCGAGCGAGATGCGGTTGCCGGTCGCGGGCACCCAGGAGCGGCCGGTCTCGTGCAGATAGTGGCGCGCCGCGGTGTCGCGCATCCCCTCATAGGCCTGGGCGGACTGCTCGACCTTGCGGGCGAGATCGATCTTGTCCTCGAGATCGGCGGTCGCGATCTCCGACCCGTCCTGCTCGGCGAGCAGGAGCCGGATCTCGTCGGTCAGGCGGTCGATCAGCTGATGCTTCTTGGCGGCCGCGCGGTGGAAGAGATTGACGAAGCCCCAGCCCAGATCCTCGATGTCGCGTTCGAGCGCGGTGAAGGGGAAGAGCGCGAAGAGATCGCTCCAGATGGCGCTGACGGTCTGTTCGAGCGCCTCGGCCGGTGGCGGCGCTTCCATCGTGCGTTGGTCGCCCGTCAGGTCGAGATGGCCGAGTTCGAGTGCTTGGAGCACTGCTGAAAGGGAGCTGGTCATGAGGGATTGCCTTTCCGTGTCGCAGGGCCGGCGGCCTTCCCGCCGGATGCGCACCCTCCGGGCCATCGAAAAAGCGGCGGCGGCACCGCCGGGCAACGCCCAAGGGGAACCCGATAAGGTCCGGGTGGTGCGGGCCGGCGCGCCTCGGCGCGCCAACACGGCCGGAGCGTTCGGGTTGCCGCCGCCAGCGCGATGGCCCATGTGCCGCATCCTCTGGCGAAAGGCGCGAAGGCCCTGTCGCGTCAGGCATTCATGGCGCAGAGGACCTTAAGAAGGGCACCCGCAACCCGATCTCCCGATGCGCACAGGACGGCATGAAAGCGCGTCGCATCGCAAGCGCCGGGCCGTCAGGCCGTCGACCGTGAGGCCAGATCTTGTGCCGCGTCGCGCTTGGCGGCTGCCGCCTTGCGTTCCGAATAGCGGTCCACGAGTTGATCGGCATGGCGACGTGTCAGCACCGTGAAGCGCACCAGCTCCTCCATGACGTCGACGATCCGGTCATAATAGCTTGAGGCACTGAGACGGCCGTCCTCGTCGAACTCCTTGAACGCCATAGCAATGCTCGACTGGTTGGGGATGGTGAACATGCGCATCCACCGCCCGAGCAGCCGCAACGTGTTGACTGCGTTGAACGACTGCGATCCGCCCGAAACCTGCATGACGGCCAGGGTCCGGCCCTGGGTCGGACGCATGCCGCCGAATTCGAGCGGCAAATGGTCGATCTGCGCTTTCATGATGCCGGTGATCTGGCCGTGCCGTTCGGGGCTGCACCAGACCATGCCTTCGGACCAGAGCGCATGCTCGCGAAGCTCATGCACCGCCGGGTGATCATCGTCCTTGATCTGGTCGGGGAGCGGGAGATCGGCCGGATCGAAGATCCGCACTTCGGCGCCGAAGAGGATGAGCAGCCGGGCCGCTTCCTCGACCGCGAAGCGACTGAACGACCGCTCGCGCAGCGAGCCGTAGAGGAGGAGGATGCGAGGTTTCGGCTCAAGCGCGCCGAGCCCGGCGGCGAGATCGGGCCGGATCATTGCACGGTCCAGCGCGGGCATGTGATCGGGTTCGGGAAGGATACGAAGACGCGACATCAGGCAATCCATTTGTACAAAAGGGCGGCGCTCGCCGGGCATAGCGATCGGAACTCGGCCGATTGCGCGATGACGGCAGGAACGTCGGTCCGTTCGGCTGTTTCATAGCCGTGACGGCGAAAGAAAGGCTCGGCGGTCGTGGTGAGCAGGTACAGGCTAGTCGCGCCCTCATCAGCTGCAGCGCGTTCGACTGCCGTGAGAATGGCACCGCCCAATCCGCATCCGCGCCGATCGGCCTTCACGACCAGCGAGCGCAGCAGGCGGTCGGAGCCGTCGCCTTCGATCCCGCCATAGCCGACAATGCCCGCATCATCCTCGAACCGAAAGAAGCGGCGTCCCGCCTCGGCGAGATCACTGGCAGGCAGACCCGCCGCGCTCAGCTCCGCCATCAGGTCGGAAAGCGACCTGGGATCCAGCAGTGTAGCGATCATGCAGGAACGCGTTGCTCGTACCAGGGCCGCGTCTTCTTCACGATGCTGACGACAGACAGCATTACCGGCACCTCGACCAGCACGCCCACCACGGTCGCGAGCGCGGCCCCGGAATTGAGGCCGAACAGGCTGATCGCGGCTGCAACCGCGAGCTCGAAGAAATTGGACGCGCCGATCAGCGCGGCCGGAGCGGCGACGCACCAGGCCACGCCGAAGCGCCGACTGAGCCAATAGGCCAGGCCCGCATTGAAGTAGACCTGGATGAGGATGGGAATGGCAATCAGTGCGATGACCAGCGGATGAGCCAGGATCGCCGGGCCCTGGAAGCCGAACAAGAGGACGAGCGTCGTCAGCAGCGCAACCAGCGACAGCGGCCCGAGCGTTGCCAGCAGCCGATCCAGCGCCGGCTGCCCGCCTGACGATAGCAACGCCCGACGAATGATCTGCGCGACGATGACGGGCACGACGATATAGAGCAGGACCGAGATGAGCAGCGTGTCCCAGGGCACTGTGATCGAGGCGACGCCCAGCAGCAGTCCGACCAGCGGTGCGAAGGCGAAGACCATGATCACGTCGTTGAGCGCCACCTGGCTCAGCGTATAGGTCGGCTCGCCGTCGCATAGGTTCGACCAGACGAACACCATCGCCGTGCAGGGGGCGGCGGCGAGCAGGATGAGCCCGGCGATATAGGCGTTGATCTCGCCCTGCGGCAGCAGCGGCCGGAAGAGCCATCCCAGGAACAGCGTGCCGAGCAGCGCCATTGAAAAGGGCTTCACCGCCCAGTTGATGAAGAGGGTGACGCCGACGCCCTTCCAGTGTTGGCGAACCGACCCCAACGCGCCGAGGTCGATCTTGAGCAGCATGGGGACGATCATCAGCCAGATCAGCACAGCCACGACCAGGTTCACGCGCGCGATCTCGGCCGATGCGATGGCTGCGAACAGATTCGGCAGCGAATAGCCGAGCGCGATGCCGACAGCGATGCAGAGCGCCACCCAGACGCTCAAATAGCGTTCGAAGCTGTTGATCGCCGGCTTGGGTTGTGCCGCAACGGTCGCGTTCACGCCCCGATCCTCTTGCCGGCGGCGTCGATGACCTGCTCGCCATCTTCCTTGGTGAAAGCCCCGCGCTGGGCGGACGGGAGAAGATCGAGCACCTCTTCCGATGGACGGCAGAGTTTCACGCCGAGCGGCGACACAACGATTGGCCGGTTGATGAGGATCGGATGCTCGATCATCGCATCAATGAGCTGGTCATCGCTGAACGTCGGATCGGCAAGACCCAGCTCGGCGAAGGGCGTGCCCTTCTCGCGGAGCAACTGGCGTGCGCTGATGCCCATGCGGGCGATGAGCGAAACCAGGCGCGGGCGGTTGGGCGGCGTCTTGAGATATTCGATCACATGCGGCTCGATCCCGGCGTTGCGGATCATCGCCAGCGTGTTGCGCGACGTCCCACACTCGGGATTGTGATAGATGACGATATCGATTGCGGCATTGCTCATGCACCAGGCACCTTTTCGCTTGGGAGGTCGGCGCGGCCCTGTTCCTTGCCGATCCGGTTCAGCCGGTTCTGTAGACTCATCTTGTCGAGGCCTTCGAACGGCAGGTTGGTGAACAGCGAGATGCGATTGAACAGCATCCTGTATGTATCGAAGAAGGCCGCGTGCTGCACCGTTTCGCTGTCCTCGATAGCGGCCGGATCGGGCACCCCCCAATTGGCGGTCAGCGGCTGCCCCGGCCAAACCGGGCAAAGCTCGTTGGCGGCATTGTCGCAGACCGTAAACACGAAATCCAAGGACGGCGCATCGGGGCCGGAAAACTCTTCCCAACTCTTCGAGCGGAACCGGCTTGCGTCGTAGTTCAGCTTCTCCAAGAGATGAATGGTGAACGGATGGACCTCGCCCTTGGGCTGGCTTCCGGCGCTGAACGATTTGAAACGGCCTAGCCCTTCACGGCTGAGGATCGCCTCGGCCATGATGGAACGGGCGGAATTGCCCGTGCAAAGAAACAGTACGTTCAACAGGCGATCAGTCATGTTGATGTCCTTTCAGGCAGCACGACAGGCAAGCAGTTCATCCGCAAGTGGATGGCAGAGCTCGGCCCGGCCACCACAGCAGTCCTTGACGAGGAACAGCATCACGGAGCGGAGCGCATCGAGATCGGCGCGGTAGTTGATGATCCGGCTGCGCCGCTCGGATGTGACCAGGCCGGCACGCGCCAGGGTCGCCAAATGCACCGACATCGTGTTCTGCGGGACATCCAGCGCCTTGGCGACCTCGCCGGCAGGAAGGCCTTCGGGTTCGTGACGCACCAGAAGGCGGAAGGCGTCGAGGCGCGTGGCTTGGGCAAGCGCGCCCAACGCGACGATGACAGATTCGTTATCCATATATCCACGATAGCGGATATATGGATATGGTGCAATCGGCGACATGGCGAGATCAAGCAGCCGCCTGCTCGTCCAGATCATCCTCGCAAGCGAGATCGGTTGCCCGCAGCAGAAACCCGGCGGCTTCCTCCGCTCGCGCAGCCGCCGTCAGCAATGCGCGATTATCCTTGCGCAAAATGGCGAGCCAGGAGCCGATATAAGCCGCGTGATCGTCGAGATGGGTGGTTGGGAGACCCACATCGGCGCCAACCAGCGCTGCTGTCAGTTCGGCCCGATATCCTGACAGTCCAGCCAAAAATGGCGGTTGGAAATAAAAACCATCGGTGCCTCCAGCACTGCCCAGAACCCCATGGCTCCCCCGATGCGGGGGCGGGCGGCGAGAACGACCGGAGAGGCCCGCGCAAGCGGCGGGCCGCACCCGGCTCGGCGAAGCCGGGCTTGCGGCGCGCCGTGGCGGGCCTAGCAGGGAGCGCCGACCAGACCCGCATCGAGGGAGGCCCGAAAAATCAGCGCCGCCGCGCCAGCGGCGTCCGTTGGTGAGCGGGCGAAGCCCGCGCATCGCCATGCGCGACGAAGCGGCCGAGCCCGCGAGGGATCGGCCGCTCAGCGTTGGTTGCTGCTGGATCATGGCTGCCGGGTGTGCATCCAGTCGGCCGCCGCCTGCGCCTTGCTCGCCGCGGTGAAGATCGCCCGGGGCTCGTCCTTGAGCAGTTGCAGCCAGGAGGCGATGTAGGCCGCGTGATCGGGTCGCGGTTCGTGCGCGATCCCGAGATCGGCGAGCAGGAACGATGCGGTCAGCTCGGCGGTCGCTTCCTCCATGGCGAGCGCGTGCTTGGTCCACTTGGTGCTGAAATCCCGGTCGAGCCGATGGGCTGCGCCACTGGCATGAGCTGCCTCGTGAATATGGGTGGCGTAGAAGCCGTGGGCGTCGTGGAAGGCGCTGAAATCCGGCATGTGGATGCGGTCTTCGGCGATGTGATAATAGGCGCTGGCCGAGCCGTAGACGGTATCGATGCCGAGCGCGGCGATGAAGGCTTCGGCGGCGGCGAGGCGTTCGCTCTCGGGCAGGACCGGCCCCGGTTCGGGCGCATAGCCATCGATCTGATCGGCGTTGAACAGGCTGAACGCCTTGGCGAAAAGCCGTCGGTGGTCGCCATCATCGTCGCTGGCTTCGTCACCCTTCGCGCGAAACTCCTTCCAGAGGACGCCGAGGCTGGCGTGCTCGCCCTTGCGGACCTGCGCGCCGAGCGCCTGCCACTGGCGATAGGTGCCCCAGACCCCGCTCGCATAGCCGCTGCCATAGGCGGCCGCCCAGAGCGAGACCGTATTTATGCCGCGATAGGGCTTGCCGCTGGCGACGTTGGTCGGGCGGGTGACGTCGGCGCCGGAATGATGCCACGGCATGCGCCAGGTGCCGGTGCCGGCTTCGATGGCGTTGACGATCGCTTGCGTGATGCGCGCGTAGACGTCGACACGTGGTGAGGCTGACATGATCTGTTCTCCGTTCTCGCGGCGGGGACCATCCCCGGCGGCGGAGGCCCGTTCGCGCCGGGCACAGGGGGGCTCGCGCACCCGTCAGGGCCGCAGCGAAGCGAAGGACGGCGAAGCCGTTGCGCGGGCGCGCCGACCGGCGCAGGACTCCGCCAACAGCCGGGGTGGTCTACGGCGCGGGAGGATCGATCCCGGCAATCACCGCGGTCAGGCGATCGAGCTCGCGCTGGAGAGCTTGACGCTGGAGATCGGAGATGCGCCGTTCGCGTAGATGCGCCCTGACATCGGCCGCCGCGCGTTCCCAGGCCGGCCTGTGGCGGGCGGTGATGCAGGCGTTGGGACAGCGGGTCGGCTCGCACAGGGCGGTGAGTGGCTGCGCGGGATCGGGGGTCGTCACGCGCTTGAGGCAGAGCGCGGTCGCGGGATCGAAGAAGCAATCCGCGAGCGGGCCGACATGGAAGGTGCGCGCGACGCTGGCGAGCATGACGCGCAGGCGGGCGCGATCGGCGATCATGGCGGGCAATGGCCCGAGCTGAACGGCGGCATCGTCGAGCGTCCGCCCGATACGCGGTCCCGCCGGCCCGCCAAGCGATGCGCCGCCCTGACGCCGGTCGAAATAGTCCAGCAGGTCATCAGTCTGACCGAGCCGGCACTGCGCCTCGACCTCAGCGCGAAACCCCGATGCGCTGGTCCCGGCATAGCCTTCGAACGCGGCGACCGAGGCGTGCTTGTACTGGATCATGCCGGCGATGGTGCCGAACGGACGGTTGGCGATGTGCCACGCGATCGTGCGCCGGAACTGCCGCGTCGTGATGCGCCACGGCTTGCCATCGGGACCGGGCGGGATGACCGGCATATCGGGGCTGCCGAAGGCGGTGTTGAGGTGATCGCGGAAGGTGTTGAGCTGACGGACCACCTCGCTCGACAGATGCGTCTTGGAGACGGCGCTCGCGCGCAGCACCGGCCAGAGCGTATCGCTGCCGCTGGCGCGCGCCGGTCCTGCCGACAGGCGTTCGAGCACCGTGATCGCATCGGCGACCGGCTCTATCGTCACCCAGCTCGCCGCCTCGCCCACGGCCGCCCGGCGCTTGTAGATGGTCGATCGGATGCGATGCCGCTCGATCAGGCCGTCCTCACTGCGCGCGATAGAGAGACACCCGCGCCGCATCGCCTGCACCTCGCAGTCGCGCATGCCGGTCAGGTAGGCGCACACGATATAGGCGGCGGCCTGGAGCATCCGTTCCTCGTGTGCGAGAGTCTTCGCGTCGAAGTGCTCGCGCCATGGCCGACCGCTCTCGGGATCGATCGAGATCGGCGTGTCCATGCCGCCGACCTCTACCCCCAGTTCGGCCGCCACTGCGTCGATCAACCTCGCTTCACCGCCGGTCAGCAGGAGATGCGCGCCTGGCTCGGCCTGCACGTCGATCCCGGCATGGAGATGCAGGAGATGGGCGTTGATCGGTGGGGTCACGGCGCCGGTGTTGGGGTCGACGCGCAGCTTGCCGTTATGAGCGGTGCCCCAGATCGGTGCGCCGCGCCCCTCGCGGCGTCGGCGACCGAAATAGGCCTTCAGGCGGGTGCGGCGACGTTGCCGGCGATCAGCGTCCGGGAGGCCGGAGTCGGCGGCGACGAGACGATCCCGGCGCGCTTCGAGCCGATCAAGCTCGCGACGGGCTGCGAGAATGTCGTCAGCGAAGACGGTGACGTAGCGCAACGACCATGCGAGCAGCGCGGCGATGACCTCTTCCGGGAACCGCGGCGTGCGGTTCTCCCGGACATGCCGGTAGCCCGCGACGCGGGCGGGCGCCTGTCCGGCCCAGGGCTCGAATGCAAGGCCTCCGCCAGCGAGGTGGTCACGATAGTGATAGAGATCGGAGATCACTTCGAGGAGGTGGCCGACGATGACGGGTCGCCGGGCCGGATCGGCACGAAGGTGCCGGGCATAGGCATCGACCAACGCCTGATCGATACGGGAAACGTCGAGCCGTCCGAGCCGCTCACGGGCGAAAGCGAAGAACCGGCGGGCACGGTTGAATGCCTGGCGAATGCTCGCCGGCGGCAGCTTCGGGCGGTAGCCGGGAAGATCGACGTTGAGACGGGCGTAGAGATAGGCGCGCATCGCCGCCTGCACATCGGCATGTTCGAGCACGTCGAAATGCACGGTGACGTGGCAGCGCCGGGCGTTCTCGCGGAATACGGCGAGACCGAGATCCCAGCTCGGGTCGCCGACGCGAGACAGCTCCTCGCGGGCGTGGCCCTCCTTGAGCGGCGCGCTCGCCAGCACGGGGCGATCGTCGAAGGCAGGCTCTTGGGCATGGGCGGGTATGGTCATGCGCGTGCCTCCGGCGGCAGATAAAGCCGCTCGCTCTCCATCTGCCGGCGCGCATCGGCGATGACGGCATCGGAGAAGGCCGGCACGACCTGGGCGGTGATGCGGGCATGGACGCGGCCGAACTTGGCCGCCCAGTCGGTCGCGGGCAGGCTCAGCCGCTGTTCTTCGACGAAGACGAGGAAAGCCAGGATCGCGGGGAGCTTGCGCGCGGTGATGACGGCGTTAGGGCAATCAAGGCAGCCCCAGAAGGGCTGCGCACAGGGCGAACCGGCCTCGGCGAAGGGACTGTTATGGAAGCCCGCGCAGGCGGCGAGCCAGACATCCTGTTCGCCGTCGAGCAACGGACCCACGGTAGCCAGCGGCATCAGCGGCTCGGCCTGATCGGGCGCTTTGCGCAACGCCTGCTCGGCGGTGGGCGGAAGCACGGTCGGCATCGCGGCGGCGACCGCTGCGCGGAAGGCGTCGGCGACGGCCGTCTCGTGCAGGGGCCGGAGCGACGGCAGATCAGCATAGTGGCGCGCCGCTACCTCGCGCGAGTGGCCGACCGCGAAGCGGGCTATATGCCCCTCGGTCTTGGTGTACCATAACGCCTTGTGGGTCTTGCGGAGCCGGGAGAGCAGCAGGTGGAGCGGCTTGCCGTCGTCATCGACAATATCGTTCTGCGCCACCCAGGCATCGATCCGTTCCGTCGGGTGGCGGATACCTGCCCGCAGGCCGCCAGCGTTGTGATAAACCCAAATACGATCGTCGTTTAGATGCGTGCGGGCAGTCGCCGTGACCTCGATCAGGCGACGAATAAGACCGCCAGGCGTGCCACCACCGCCGTCGCGGACGTGCATGCTCTTATGCTCGGCGCCGCGAGCGCGGCGCTTGAGATAGCGCAGTTCCACCGTGCCGGCATGGGGGTTGGTGAGACAATCCACGGTCAGCGTCTTCAGGCACTCGGGCTCGAGGCCGGTATCGAGCGTGAGCAACACGAGCAGCGCCGGCAGATCGCGCGCAAGCAGGTGATGGCGGCCATGCAGGTCGTCGATGAGCGTGCTGATCGGCAATGCGCGCCGCATGCGCATGAAATAGAGGCTCTTCAGCGCGGGCTGGTCTGCGACGATAAAGCCCTGCCGCGCGATGATCGCTTCGACATCGGCGCGCGCGCTGGCGATGACCGGGTCGCCCTCATCGGTCCGGTCGTCGGCGCCGAGACGGCGGAACATCGCTTCGACATCGGTCCTCGCGGCGTCGCGCAACGCGCGGGCGACGAAGGGGCTATAAGCATCGCGCGGGGTCGAGCGGCCCGCCGATGTGGCCAGCGTGTAGCGCAGCCGCTCATGCAGGTCGGACGCGATCCGATCGGGCCGGTCTGCCTCGATCGCGCGCAATGTGTTGATGATCTTGCCGACCGTTATGTGCCGGTGGATCGCGCCCATCCCGCGCTGTTCGAGCGCGGAGGCGAACCCATCGATATGGACTGCGCGCAGGTCGCTGACGCCAGCCACGTTCAGCGCGTCATCGCCAAGCCAGGCGAAGAACAGGCGGTAGGCATTTACATACTGCTTGATGACGCTGGCCGCACCGATGGGGCCGCCGAGCGCCGCTGACCGACGTAGCGCGCCCGCGAAGGCGATGGCGAGTGGGCGAGGAACGAGCCCAGTCATATCGATCAGGACCGTTCCGCCATGCCGTGCCTCGATCGTGAACTTGAGGCCGAGCACAGGATCGGGCTGCACGGACTCCGGCGTGATCGGCGCGAAAGCGACAGGCCGGCCCTTGCGGGGATGCCCGCTCATGCGCCCTGCGGTCCCGGCAGCAGCGCGAGCAGCTCCTCGACGGCCGCGTCCACTGTATCGGCGCGCGTCGCGATATGATCGAGGTAGATATAGGTGGTGGTGAGGCTCGCGTGGCCGAGCAGACGTTGCACCTGTTGCAGCGGGTCGCCCAGGATCAGCCGGTAGCTCTCCACCGGCCCCGCCGGCAATGCCGCTTCGCGCCGCCGCTGCTGGATCAGCAAGGCGAGCATATGGACTGCGAAGGTGTGACGAAGCTGGTGGGGACTGATCGACAGCGGGAAACCGTTCTCCTCGCACCGCTTGCAGGCACGGGTGAAGATCACCTCCCACGAGTTGGGGCGAACAGGCTGCCCTACCTCGGTCAGCCATAGCGCCGCCGGCTCGTGGGGTGGTCCATCCTCGTCGCACAGGATCAGGCGGCATCGTTCCTCTGGGGTGCAGACATCGCGCATGCGGTCGAGACCGGCGCGGGTGACAGGGATCGGTCGTTCGAGCTTGGCCGCGCCGTCCCGCGCGGCGAACTTGGTCACGCCTGCGGCGCGTTCGACGGCGACATAGGCGGCGATCTGACGCAGCAGCCGACGCGGGACCAGCACACTGCGTCCCCGGTCGCCCTTGGTGAGCGGCGGCGGCAGGCGCAGCCAAAGCTGCTGAGCCTGATCGTGGTCGTGATCGATGGCCGCAAGCTCATCGGCGAGCAGGCCCGACGCCTCTTCAAGACGCAGGCCAGTGGTGACGAGAAGGTCGGCGAACAGAGCGTTGCGCAGCCCGTTGCGATCGCGAGCGCCGGGGCGCTCGGTGCCGTCCGGGGTGAGGCCGCGCAGGCCGACCTCGCGGAAAATGTGGTAGTCGTCCATCGTGACGAACCGCACATCCGACCGCCTGGCAACACGTTCATAGGCGTCGTTGCGCGCCGCGATCATGCCACGACGGCCACCTTGCGCCGGTCGCCACACGGCGCGGCGGCTAAACGGCGCGTCGGCGATCAGCCCTTGCTGCTCGCCCCAGCGGTAGAGGCGATCGAGGCTGGCGACAGCCCGGTTCCAGCTTGCCGCCGTGATCCGGTGATCGGCCTCGTCGCGGCGTCGCTCACGATGATAGGCATCGACATCGTCGCGGGTCGCAGCCCACACGGTCTTGCCGCAGGCATCGAGAAAGCGGAGCCAGACCGCAACATCATAGGCGTAGGCGCGAAGCGAGTGCCGCGAGCGGACCCCCGACAGCGGCAGGTCGAGAAAGAAGCGATCCAGATCGGGATCATAGAGCGCGTCACCGCGCAGGATCAGCGGCACATGCGCATCGAGACCCTTGGCCTCGCGGCGCTCGCAAACAGTAATGATCGACACCG harbors:
- a CDS encoding DUF2493 domain-containing protein, with the translated sequence MTSSLSAVLQALELGHLDLTGDQRTMEAPPPAEALEQTVSAIWSDLFALFPFTALERDIEDLGWGFVNLFHRAAAKKHQLIDRLTDEIRLLLAEQDGSEIATADLEDKIDLARKVEQSAQAYEGMRDTAARHYLHETGRSWVPATGNRISLGTTAAIVDGRAYLQARRERVRDANMVHGTPVVFAGGRLRFASDDEAKQFADNLLRTLKAVRERVGDMYLVHGGDMKGIERLAASWAEQNGIQQLRFGLDRKLGDRAGFRRNEQMLSVKPRYVIAFQGNGVTERLVIEAKARGIHVVDRRGPLGTPPAALSRG
- the arsH gene encoding arsenical resistance protein ArsH, coding for MSRLRILPEPDHMPALDRAMIRPDLAAGLGALEPKPRILLLYGSLRERSFSRFAVEEAARLLILFGAEVRIFDPADLPLPDQIKDDDHPAVHELREHALWSEGMVWCSPERHGQITGIMKAQIDHLPLEFGGMRPTQGRTLAVMQVSGGSQSFNAVNTLRLLGRWMRMFTIPNQSSIAMAFKEFDEDGRLSASSYYDRIVDVMEELVRFTVLTRRHADQLVDRYSERKAAAAKRDAAQDLASRSTA
- the arsN2 gene encoding arsenic resistance N-acetyltransferase ArsN2, with translation MIATLLDPRSLSDLMAELSAAGLPASDLAEAGRRFFRFEDDAGIVGYGGIEGDGSDRLLRSLVVKADRRGCGLGGAILTAVERAAADEGATSLYLLTTTAEPFFRRHGYETAERTDVPAVIAQSAEFRSLCPASAALLYKWIA
- the arsB gene encoding ACR3 family arsenite efflux transporter, which codes for MNATVAAQPKPAINSFERYLSVWVALCIAVGIALGYSLPNLFAAIASAEIARVNLVVAVLIWLMIVPMLLKIDLGALGSVRQHWKGVGVTLFINWAVKPFSMALLGTLFLGWLFRPLLPQGEINAYIAGLILLAAAPCTAMVFVWSNLCDGEPTYTLSQVALNDVIMVFAFAPLVGLLLGVASITVPWDTLLISVLLYIVVPVIVAQIIRRALLSSGGQPALDRLLATLGPLSLVALLTTLVLLFGFQGPAILAHPLVIALIAIPILIQVYFNAGLAYWLSRRFGVAWCVAAPAALIGASNFFELAVAAAISLFGLNSGAALATVVGVLVEVPVMLSVVSIVKKTRPWYEQRVPA
- the arsC gene encoding arsenate reductase (glutaredoxin) (This arsenate reductase requires both glutathione and glutaredoxin to convert arsenate to arsenite, after which the efflux transporter formed by ArsA and ArsB can extrude the arsenite from the cell, providing resistance.), yielding MSNAAIDIVIYHNPECGTSRNTLAMIRNAGIEPHVIEYLKTPPNRPRLVSLIARMGISARQLLREKGTPFAELGLADPTFSDDQLIDAMIEHPILINRPIVVSPLGVKLCRPSEEVLDLLPSAQRGAFTKEDGEQVIDAAGKRIGA
- a CDS encoding arsenate reductase ArsC, coding for MTDRLLNVLFLCTGNSARSIMAEAILSREGLGRFKSFSAGSQPKGEVHPFTIHLLEKLNYDASRFRSKSWEEFSGPDAPSLDFVFTVCDNAANELCPVWPGQPLTANWGVPDPAAIEDSETVQHAAFFDTYRMLFNRISLFTNLPFEGLDKMSLQNRLNRIGKEQGRADLPSEKVPGA
- a CDS encoding ArsR/SmtB family transcription factor, producing MDNESVIVALGALAQATRLDAFRLLVRHEPEGLPAGEVAKALDVPQNTMSVHLATLARAGLVTSERRSRIINYRADLDALRSVMLFLVKDCCGGRAELCHPLADELLACRAA
- a CDS encoding zincin-like metallopeptidase domain-containing protein; the encoded protein is MAGLSGYRAELTAALVGADVGLPTTHLDDHAAYIGSWLAILRKDNRALLTAAARAEEAAGFLLRATDLACEDDLDEQAAA
- a CDS encoding ArdC family protein; the protein is MSASPRVDVYARITQAIVNAIEAGTGTWRMPWHHSGADVTRPTNVASGKPYRGINTVSLWAAAYGSGYASGVWGTYRQWQALGAQVRKGEHASLGVLWKEFRAKGDEASDDDGDHRRLFAKAFSLFNADQIDGYAPEPGPVLPESERLAAAEAFIAALGIDTVYGSASAYYHIAEDRIHMPDFSAFHDAHGFYATHIHEAAHASGAAHRLDRDFSTKWTKHALAMEEATAELTASFLLADLGIAHEPRPDHAAYIASWLQLLKDEPRAIFTAASKAQAAADWMHTRQP
- a CDS encoding integrase yields the protein MTIPAHAQEPAFDDRPVLASAPLKEGHAREELSRVGDPSWDLGLAVFRENARRCHVTVHFDVLEHADVQAAMRAYLYARLNVDLPGYRPKLPPASIRQAFNRARRFFAFARERLGRLDVSRIDQALVDAYARHLRADPARRPVIVGHLLEVISDLYHYRDHLAGGGLAFEPWAGQAPARVAGYRHVRENRTPRFPEEVIAALLAWSLRYVTVFADDILAARRELDRLEARRDRLVAADSGLPDADRRQRRRTRLKAYFGRRRREGRGAPIWGTAHNGKLRVDPNTGAVTPPINAHLLHLHAGIDVQAEPGAHLLLTGGEARLIDAVAAELGVEVGGMDTPISIDPESGRPWREHFDAKTLAHEERMLQAAAYIVCAYLTGMRDCEVQAMRRGCLSIARSEDGLIERHRIRSTIYKRRAAVGEAASWVTIEPVADAITVLERLSAGPARASGSDTLWPVLRASAVSKTHLSSEVVRQLNTFRDHLNTAFGSPDMPVIPPGPDGKPWRITTRQFRRTIAWHIANRPFGTIAGMIQYKHASVAAFEGYAGTSASGFRAEVEAQCRLGQTDDLLDYFDRRQGGASLGGPAGPRIGRTLDDAAVQLGPLPAMIADRARLRVMLASVARTFHVGPLADCFFDPATALCLKRVTTPDPAQPLTALCEPTRCPNACITARHRPAWERAAADVRAHLRERRISDLQRQALQRELDRLTAVIAGIDPPAP
- a CDS encoding tyrosine-type recombinase/integrase, whose protein sequence is MSIITVCERREAKGLDAHVPLILRGDALYDPDLDRFFLDLPLSGVRSRHSLRAYAYDVAVWLRFLDACGKTVWAATRDDVDAYHRERRRDEADHRITAASWNRAVASLDRLYRWGEQQGLIADAPFSRRAVWRPAQGGRRGMIAARNDAYERVARRSDVRFVTMDDYHIFREVGLRGLTPDGTERPGARDRNGLRNALFADLLVTTGLRLEEASGLLADELAAIDHDHDQAQQLWLRLPPPLTKGDRGRSVLVPRRLLRQIAAYVAVERAAGVTKFAARDGAAKLERPIPVTRAGLDRMRDVCTPEERCRLILCDEDGPPHEPAALWLTEVGQPVRPNSWEVIFTRACKRCEENGFPLSISPHQLRHTFAVHMLALLIQQRRREAALPAGPVESYRLILGDPLQQVQRLLGHASLTTTYIYLDHIATRADTVDAAVEELLALLPGPQGA